The Engystomops pustulosus chromosome 1, aEngPut4.maternal, whole genome shotgun sequence genome has a window encoding:
- the LOC140134542 gene encoding uncharacterized protein, with translation MDPMSPEAHGWTILQKLNEQKSMGLFCDVSLMVEGKIFLAHKNVLSACSEYFYAALSRNEQQQFLVLDNISLEGFSHLLDFIYTYKIPTCHVQDFIQAAQLLQVSLPLTVQVVNVSSSPRNSSPKAEICIPDDDYVPNQDSELRGNDRSRSDNLQSLYKGERRRLETMAQIKDKAKIHKRPTFYKETYVRKPGYFMRKPLSKSERLGREGSVDGCTDDTFIDPGYSRQMPITIHNDGSSEEADDEAAADICIDLCDEPDGLEPMSDLRIHGEPHKPKIYSTIDGLEDANVMERLDGSENLAQVVHKCDRCELLLTYPEFLNHQDDPGVNILQCSFCDKQFNYSCQLSLHQSSQHNKKFYQCDQCGKELATLKKLHDHVAYHSDARPHKCNLCDKAYKVKNDLTQHVRVKHIEASTGKPPLLQLCEFCGQAVKHYKSHKIFCSGVKKFKCDFCVQSFHRISELKRHTWTHTGELPYRCKICGKGCRHPSNMKKHIRTVHKADMRVQINREHASPRFFKNRRPAAKFTGNTLTQSLPINHPIPASTGDHSIQTDSSVSPVSLSYISIFTGDEAITSNSTVHNAQNSQTNGSQ, from the exons ATGGATCCTATGTCTCCAGAAGCACATGGGTGGACTATACTTCAGAAACTTAATGAACAAAAATCAATGGGCCTTTTTTGTGACGTTTCCTTGATGGTTGAGGGGAAAATATTTCTTGCCCATAAAAATGTTCTTTCAGCTTGTAGTGAGTATTTCTATGCGGCACTGAGCAGAAATGAACAGCAGCAGTTTTTAGTGCTAGATAATATTAGCCTGGAGGGTTTTAGTCATCTTTTAgattttatatacacatacaaaatcCCCACTTGTCATGTGCAAGATTTTATCCAAGCTGCTCAGCTGTTACAGGTCAGTCTCCCGCTCACTGTTCAAGTGGTCAATGTATCCAGCAGTCCACGTAACAGTAGTCCAAAAGCAGAGATATGTATCCCAGATGATGATTATGTGCCAAATCAGGATTCAGAGTTGAGAGGAAATGACAGAAGCCGATCAGATAACCTTCAGAGTCTTTATAAGGGAGAAAGAAGACGTCTGGAAACCATGGCTCAGATCAAAGACAAGGCAAAAATACACAAACGACCAACATTTTATAAAGAGACATATGTCCGAAAACCTGGATACTTTATGAGGAAACCTCTTTCAAAAAGTGAAAGGTTGGGAAGAGAAGGTTCGGTGGATGGCTGTACTGATGACACCTTCATTGACCCTGGATATTCCAGACAGATGCCTATTACAATTCATAATGATGGTTCTTCAGAAGAAGCAGATGATGAAGCAGCAGCAGATATATGCATTGATTTATGTGATGAGCCTGATGGCTTAGAACCTATGAGCGACTTGAGGATACATGGAGAGCCACATAAACCTAAGATCTATTCTACTATAGATGGGTTGGAGGATGCCAATGTAATGGAAAGATTGGATGGGAGTGAAAACCTTGCGCAGGTGGTACACAAATGTGACAGATGTGAACTACTACTAACGTACCCAGAGTTTCTAAATCACCAGGATGATCCGGGCGTGAACATTCTTCAATGCAGCTTTTGTGATAAACAGTTTAATTACAG TTGTCAGCTTTCTTTGCACCAATCAAGTCAGCACAACAAGAAGTTTTATCAATGTGACCAGTGTGGGAAGGAACTTGCAACTCTGAAGAAGTTACATGACCATGTTGCTTACCACTCTGATGCCAGGCCACACAAATGCAACCTTTGTGACAAGGCATATAAAGTAAAAA ATGATCTCACTCAGCATGTTCGAGTCAAGCACATAGAGGCCTCTACAGGAAAACCACCACTACTTCAACTTTGTGAATTTTGTGGTCAAGCTGTGAAGCATTATAAAAGCCACAAAATCTTTTGCAG TGGAGTGAAGAAATTTAAGTGTGACTTCTGTGTACAGTCATTCCATCGGATCTCTGAGTTAAAGCGACATACTTGGACACACACTGGAGAGCTTCCATATCGCTGTAAA atCTGTGGAAAGGGCTGCAGACATCCAAGTAACATGAAGAAGCATATTCGTACTGTGCATAAAGCAGACATGCGTGTGCAAATCAACCGAGAGCATGCATCTCCCCGATTCTTCAAGAATAGGAGACCCGCAGCTAAATTTACAGGGAATACACTAACCCAGAGCTTGCCTATAAATCACCCAATTCCTGCATCTACTGGGGATCACAGCATCCAGACAGACTCCTCAGTTTCTCCAGTATCACTGTCCTACATCTCAATCTTTACAGGTGATGAAGCTATAACTAGTAATTCTACTGTACATAACGCACAGAACTCCCAGACTAATGGATCTCAGTaa